The Kitasatospora sp. NBC_00374 genome has a segment encoding these proteins:
- a CDS encoding S8 family serine peptidase, whose translation MGITPATAGTRRSVTARALALFAVGATALTGATATAQTVTATAAGHPAGQAAVHVRPASSGHISRAALAAPISTSDCLAKLAIHCYSPLQYRTAYNLGPLYREGVTGKGRTIVIVDSFGSPTIQHDLEVFDKQWGIPDTQVEVVRWGDVPPFDPTNGEHTGWAGETTLDVEYAHAVAPDAHIILVETGVAETEGVTGLPEMMDAEKALIKSGRADVISQSFGATENTFPGFAQGNFTSLTDLRYAFQAAAAKDVTVLAASGDAGATDAMENGSDLYPYKVNSWPSSDPLVTSIGGTQLTLDNDGRRTAPDKVWHDDYGAAGGGVSGVFSRPWYQLGVAKVTGNHRGTPDISMSAAVDGAAWTYESYDPLRVGWHLTGGTSEATPIFSGIVALADQLAGHRLGQLNWRLYGLAALPSQWSGITDVTTGDNSWDVVTGYQAAKGYDLASGLGTIDGNRFVRALAGR comes from the coding sequence ATGGGCATCACCCCCGCCACCGCGGGTACCCGACGCTCCGTCACCGCGCGCGCCCTGGCGCTGTTCGCCGTCGGGGCCACCGCCCTCACCGGTGCCACCGCCACCGCGCAGACCGTGACCGCCACGGCGGCCGGTCACCCGGCCGGGCAGGCCGCGGTCCATGTGCGGCCCGCCTCCAGCGGCCACATCAGCCGGGCGGCCCTGGCCGCCCCGATATCGACCTCGGACTGCCTGGCGAAGCTCGCGATCCACTGCTACTCGCCGCTGCAGTACCGGACGGCGTACAACCTCGGGCCGCTCTACCGGGAGGGCGTCACCGGCAAGGGCCGGACCATCGTCATCGTCGACTCCTTCGGCTCCCCGACCATCCAGCACGACCTGGAGGTCTTCGACAAGCAGTGGGGCATCCCGGACACCCAGGTCGAGGTGGTCAGGTGGGGCGACGTCCCGCCCTTCGACCCGACCAACGGGGAGCACACCGGCTGGGCCGGCGAGACCACCCTCGACGTCGAGTACGCGCACGCCGTCGCACCCGACGCCCACATCATCCTGGTGGAGACCGGCGTCGCCGAGACCGAGGGCGTCACCGGCCTGCCCGAGATGATGGACGCCGAGAAGGCCCTGATCAAGTCCGGCCGGGCCGACGTCATCTCGCAGAGCTTCGGCGCCACCGAGAACACCTTCCCCGGCTTCGCCCAGGGGAACTTCACGTCCCTGACCGACCTGCGCTACGCCTTCCAGGCGGCGGCCGCCAAGGACGTCACCGTGCTCGCCGCCTCCGGCGACGCCGGTGCGACCGACGCGATGGAGAACGGCAGCGACCTGTACCCGTACAAGGTCAACTCCTGGCCGTCCTCCGACCCGCTGGTCACCTCGATCGGCGGCACCCAGCTGACCCTGGACAACGACGGCAGGCGCACCGCGCCCGACAAGGTCTGGCACGACGACTACGGCGCGGCCGGCGGCGGCGTCTCGGGCGTCTTCTCCCGCCCCTGGTACCAGCTCGGCGTGGCCAAGGTCACCGGCAACCACCGCGGCACCCCGGACATCAGCATGAGCGCGGCCGTGGACGGCGCCGCCTGGACGTACGAGTCCTACGACCCGCTGCGGGTCGGCTGGCACCTGACCGGCGGTACCAGTGAGGCCACCCCGATCTTCTCCGGGATCGTCGCGCTGGCCGACCAGCTGGCCGGGCACCGCCTCGGGCAGCTCAACTGGCGGCTGTACGGGCTCGCTGCGCTGCCCTCGCAGTGGAGCGGCATCACCGACGTCACCACCGGCGACAACTCCTGGGACGTGGTGACGGGCTACCAGGCCGCCAAGGGCTACGACCTGGCGTCCGGCCTCGGCACCATCGACGGCAACCGCTTCGTGCGCGCGCTCGCCGGGCGCTGA
- the fabG gene encoding 3-oxoacyl-ACP reductase FabG, protein MTRFAGKVAVVTGAAQGIGAATARRLAEEGAAVAVLDLTAERAQETVDAITAKGGTAKAYGCDVADYDAVEAVFAAVAADLGGLHILVNNAGITRDNLFFKMAKGDWDAVLTVNLTSAYNCSHVAQKYMVKQKYGKIVSLSSRSALGNRGQANYAAAKAGIQGLTATLAIELGPFNINVNAVAPGYIATSMTAATAERVGASAEEHQAQVAERTPLRRVGQPEEIASVVAFLASEESSYVSGQTLYVNGGAR, encoded by the coding sequence GTGACTCGTTTCGCAGGCAAGGTCGCCGTGGTCACCGGCGCCGCCCAGGGCATCGGCGCGGCCACCGCGCGACGGCTGGCCGAGGAGGGCGCGGCCGTGGCCGTGCTCGACCTCACCGCCGAGCGGGCGCAGGAGACCGTCGACGCGATCACCGCCAAGGGCGGCACCGCGAAGGCGTACGGCTGCGACGTCGCCGACTACGACGCGGTGGAGGCGGTCTTCGCGGCGGTCGCCGCGGACCTCGGCGGTCTGCACATCCTGGTCAACAACGCCGGGATCACCCGGGACAACCTGTTCTTCAAGATGGCCAAGGGCGACTGGGACGCCGTCCTGACGGTCAACCTGACCAGCGCCTACAACTGCAGCCACGTGGCGCAGAAGTACATGGTGAAGCAGAAGTACGGCAAGATCGTCTCGCTCAGCTCGCGCTCCGCGCTAGGCAACCGCGGCCAGGCCAACTACGCCGCCGCCAAGGCCGGCATCCAGGGGCTGACCGCGACCCTGGCGATCGAGCTCGGGCCGTTCAACATCAACGTCAACGCGGTCGCCCCCGGCTACATCGCCACCTCGATGACGGCCGCCACCGCCGAGCGGGTCGGCGCGTCGGCGGAGGAGCACCAGGCCCAGGTCGCCGAACGCACACCGCTGCGGCGGGTCGGGCAGCCGGAGGAGATCGCCTCGGTGGTCGCCTTCCTGGCCAGCGAGGAGTCCTCGTACGTCAGCGGGCAGACCCTCTACGTGAACGGCGGTGCGCGCTGA
- a CDS encoding acetyl-CoA C-acyltransferase, which translates to MRPVYFAAARRTPIGRLRGALSTVRPDDLSAAVLRGLLDEVPGLDPARIDDVYWGAANQAGEDNRNLARMAVLLAGLPESVPGATLNRLCASGMEAVTTAARAIGSGEAEIVVAGGCESMSRAPFVLPRPDEALPHRIETFDTRLGWRLTNPRMKDLHGVLSMGETAEEVAARHGVSREDQDAFALRSHRRAAAARKDGHFDAELLPVERPDGVTVTRDESIREDTTLERLAGLKPAFRPGGTVTAGNASPMNDGAAALLLVSEQALNDLGLEPLGRYAAGASAGVHPDVMGIGPVPATRKVLDRLGWSVEDVEEAEFNEAFAAQALACVRELGFDPELVNPSGGAIALGHPLGGSGARILTTLLHRMRRTGARRGLATMCVGVGQGTAVLVENA; encoded by the coding sequence GTGCGCCCTGTCTACTTCGCCGCCGCCCGCCGCACCCCGATCGGGCGGCTGCGCGGTGCGCTGTCCACCGTCCGCCCCGACGACCTGTCGGCCGCCGTGCTGCGCGGCCTGCTCGACGAGGTCCCCGGCCTCGACCCGGCCAGGATCGACGACGTCTACTGGGGCGCCGCCAACCAGGCCGGCGAGGACAACCGCAACCTGGCCCGGATGGCCGTCCTGCTGGCCGGCCTGCCCGAGTCGGTCCCCGGCGCCACCCTCAACCGGCTGTGCGCCTCCGGCATGGAGGCGGTCACCACCGCCGCCCGGGCGATCGGCTCCGGCGAGGCCGAGATCGTGGTCGCGGGCGGCTGCGAGTCGATGAGCCGGGCGCCGTTCGTGCTGCCCCGCCCGGACGAGGCGCTGCCGCACCGGATCGAGACCTTCGACACCCGGCTCGGCTGGCGGCTCACCAACCCCCGGATGAAGGACCTGCACGGCGTGCTGTCGATGGGCGAGACGGCCGAGGAGGTCGCCGCCCGCCACGGCGTCAGCCGCGAGGACCAGGACGCCTTCGCGCTGCGCAGCCACCGGCGGGCGGCGGCGGCCCGCAAGGACGGGCACTTCGACGCCGAACTGCTGCCGGTCGAGCGCCCGGACGGGGTGACGGTCACCCGGGACGAGTCCATCCGCGAGGACACCACGCTGGAGCGGCTGGCCGGGCTGAAGCCCGCCTTCCGGCCCGGCGGCACCGTCACCGCGGGCAACGCCTCGCCGATGAACGACGGCGCCGCCGCACTCCTGCTGGTGAGCGAGCAGGCGCTGAACGATCTGGGGCTGGAGCCGCTCGGCCGGTACGCGGCGGGCGCCTCGGCGGGCGTCCACCCGGATGTCATGGGCATCGGCCCGGTACCCGCCACCCGCAAGGTGCTGGACCGCCTGGGCTGGTCGGTCGAGGACGTCGAGGAGGCCGAGTTCAACGAGGCCTTCGCCGCCCAGGCGCTCGCCTGCGTCAGGGAGCTGGGCTTCGACCCGGAGCTGGTCAACCCGTCCGGCGGCGCGATCGCGCTCGGCCACCCGCTGGGCGGCTCGGGCGCCCGGATCCTCACCACCCTGCTGCACCGGATGCGCCGCACCGGCGCCCGGCGCGGCCTGGCGACCATGTGCGTCGGGGTCGGCCAGGGCACCGCCGTCCTGGTCGAGAACGCCTGA
- a CDS encoding acyl-CoA dehydrogenase family protein produces the protein MNLELSEEQAAVRELAASFTDREIAPYAADWDRAESVDRAIVGRLAKLGFLGLTIPEEYGGSGGDHLAYCLVLEELGRGDSAVRGIVSVTLGLVAKSVNAHGTEEQKRHWLPRLTSGEALGCFALTEPGTGSDAANLTTRAVRDGDGWLITGAKMFITNGTWADVALVFARTGEAGHRGITAFLVPTDLPGFGRTPIHGKLGLRGQATAELNLDAVRVPDSARLGAEGKGFGVAMSALAKGRMSVAAGCVGIAQACLDAAVGYAKEREQFGAPIASHQLVQELISDIAVDVAAARLLTWRVADHIERGLPFATESSVAKLYASEAAVRAANNALQVFGGYGFIDEYPVGKLLRDARVMTLYEGTSQIHKLLIGRALTGVSAF, from the coding sequence ATGAACCTGGAACTCTCCGAGGAACAGGCTGCCGTCCGCGAACTGGCCGCCTCCTTCACCGACCGCGAGATCGCCCCGTACGCGGCCGACTGGGACCGCGCCGAGTCCGTCGACCGCGCGATCGTCGGCAGGCTGGCGAAGCTCGGCTTCCTCGGCCTGACCATCCCGGAGGAGTACGGCGGCAGCGGCGGCGACCACCTCGCGTACTGCCTGGTCCTGGAGGAGCTGGGCCGCGGCGACTCGGCGGTGCGCGGCATCGTCTCGGTCACCCTCGGCCTGGTCGCCAAGTCGGTCAACGCGCACGGCACCGAGGAGCAGAAGCGGCACTGGCTGCCCCGGCTGACCTCCGGCGAGGCGCTCGGCTGCTTCGCCCTCACCGAGCCCGGCACCGGTTCGGATGCCGCCAACCTCACCACCCGCGCGGTCCGGGACGGCGACGGCTGGCTGATCACCGGCGCCAAGATGTTCATCACCAACGGCACCTGGGCCGACGTCGCGCTGGTCTTCGCCCGCACCGGCGAGGCCGGCCACCGGGGCATCACGGCCTTCCTCGTCCCCACCGACCTGCCGGGCTTCGGGCGGACGCCGATCCACGGCAAGCTCGGCCTGCGCGGTCAGGCCACCGCCGAGCTGAACCTGGACGCCGTCCGGGTCCCCGACAGCGCCCGGCTCGGGGCCGAGGGCAAGGGCTTCGGCGTGGCGATGTCCGCGCTGGCCAAGGGCCGGATGTCGGTCGCCGCCGGCTGTGTCGGCATCGCCCAGGCCTGCCTGGACGCGGCGGTCGGATACGCGAAGGAGCGCGAGCAGTTCGGCGCGCCGATCGCCTCGCACCAGCTGGTCCAGGAGCTGATCTCCGACATCGCCGTGGACGTGGCCGCCGCCCGCCTGCTGACCTGGCGGGTCGCGGACCACATCGAGCGCGGGCTGCCGTTCGCCACCGAGTCCTCGGTCGCCAAGCTGTACGCGAGCGAGGCCGCCGTCCGGGCCGCCAACAACGCGCTCCAGGTCTTCGGCGGCTACGGCTTCATCGACGAGTACCCGGTCGGCAAGCTGCTGCGCGACGCCCGGGTGATGACCCTCTACGAGGGCACCAGCCAGATCCACAAGCTGCTGATCGGCCGCGCGCTGACCGGCGTCAGCGCGTTCTGA
- a CDS encoding TetR/AcrR family transcriptional regulator produces MARPRTPLLSRERIVTAALALVDAEGLDALSTRRLATLLSVSGPSLYNHFATKDDLLDAVVDSVMGEVDLSMFDGGAPWHTALRDWARSYRAALAAHPNVVPVLAQGPGRRPNALRLADAVFGCLVDAGWPRGQATRIGALMRYFITGSALGSFAAGFPEDAQLYAADYPHLGEAHLLAEHRRRIDEGAFETGLEALLDGLDLRFRRQAAPEAPGSPG; encoded by the coding sequence GTGGCCCGACCCCGCACACCCCTGCTGAGCCGCGAGCGCATCGTCACCGCCGCGCTCGCCCTGGTCGACGCCGAGGGCCTGGACGCGCTCTCCACCCGCCGGCTGGCCACCCTGCTCTCGGTCAGCGGGCCCTCGCTCTACAACCACTTCGCCACCAAGGACGACCTGCTGGACGCCGTGGTCGACAGCGTCATGGGCGAGGTCGACCTGTCGATGTTCGACGGCGGGGCCCCCTGGCACACCGCCCTGCGCGACTGGGCCCGCTCCTACCGCGCCGCGCTCGCAGCCCACCCCAACGTCGTCCCGGTGCTCGCCCAGGGCCCCGGCCGGCGCCCCAACGCCCTGCGGCTGGCCGACGCGGTCTTCGGCTGCCTGGTCGACGCCGGCTGGCCGCGCGGCCAGGCCACCAGGATCGGCGCGCTGATGCGCTACTTCATCACCGGCTCGGCGCTCGGCTCCTTCGCCGCGGGCTTTCCCGAGGACGCCCAGCTCTACGCCGCCGACTACCCGCACCTCGGCGAGGCCCACCTGCTGGCGGAGCACCGGCGGCGGATCGACGAGGGTGCCTTCGAGACCGGCCTGGAGGCCCTGCTGGACGGGCTCGACCTGCGCTTCCGGCGCCAGGCCGCGCCGGAGGCGCCGGGCTCGCCGGGCTGA
- a CDS encoding aminoglycoside phosphotransferase family protein gives MTETAGRTVRVLVTCRGERLGEVGPFPVESARWPEVEEVTARLERAFGVPVMVLRLLSVEGGEGASGGLVTYHAEALSRPARHPAPPSTESSGPTPGRRLPEDPLRADWATPDGLRSALDWAGRTLADRGRPATGPVAQVKSWNLSGLFRIPTAAGPAWLKTTPRFAVGEAAVIAAFGAVDPELVPVVLGSDGCRILLEHVPGEDCWGVPDDAMLAVVGRWAAAQAALAGAPAVPGLPDRSPHALVGRFRELLACGAVTGLASAELTAARRLADELPSLVQRLDACGLPVTVLHGDFHPGNWRSDGRRTVAVDFSDAHLGHPAFDGLRPCDFLGPERWADVRDAWVRAWSGLAPGSDPQRALRLAEPLMHVSYAVRYQEFLDGIEASERIYHEDDPAAEIRAALVSFARV, from the coding sequence GTGACCGAGACAGCGGGGCGCACCGTCAGGGTGCTGGTGACATGTCGGGGCGAGCGGCTCGGGGAGGTCGGACCCTTTCCGGTGGAATCCGCCCGGTGGCCGGAGGTGGAGGAGGTGACCGCCCGTCTGGAGCGCGCGTTCGGGGTGCCCGTCATGGTGTTGCGGCTGCTCTCGGTGGAGGGCGGCGAGGGGGCCAGCGGCGGGCTGGTCACCTACCACGCCGAGGCTCTGAGCCGCCCGGCGCGGCACCCGGCCCCGCCCTCCACCGAGAGCAGCGGGCCGACGCCCGGGAGGCGGCTGCCCGAGGACCCGCTGCGGGCCGACTGGGCCACCCCGGACGGGCTGCGCTCGGCGCTGGACTGGGCCGGCCGGACGCTGGCCGACCGCGGCCGCCCGGCTACCGGCCCGGTGGCGCAGGTGAAGAGCTGGAACCTCTCCGGCCTGTTCCGGATCCCGACCGCCGCCGGGCCGGCCTGGCTGAAGACCACTCCCCGGTTCGCGGTGGGCGAGGCCGCGGTGATCGCCGCCTTCGGCGCCGTCGACCCGGAGCTGGTCCCGGTGGTGCTGGGCTCGGACGGCTGCCGGATCCTGCTGGAGCACGTCCCCGGCGAGGACTGCTGGGGTGTTCCGGACGACGCGATGCTGGCCGTGGTGGGCCGCTGGGCCGCGGCCCAGGCCGCACTGGCCGGCGCACCCGCGGTCCCCGGTCTGCCCGACCGTTCCCCGCACGCGCTGGTCGGCCGGTTCCGGGAGCTGCTGGCCTGCGGCGCGGTGACCGGGCTGGCCTCCGCGGAGCTCACCGCGGCCCGCCGGCTGGCCGACGAACTACCCTCGCTGGTGCAGCGGTTGGACGCCTGCGGGCTGCCGGTGACGGTGCTGCACGGGGACTTCCACCCCGGCAACTGGCGGTCCGACGGCCGACGGACGGTGGCCGTCGACTTCTCGGACGCGCACCTCGGGCACCCCGCCTTCGACGGGCTGCGCCCCTGCGACTTCCTCGGCCCCGAGCGGTGGGCGGACGTCCGGGACGCCTGGGTGCGCGCCTGGTCCGGGCTGGCTCCGGGCAGTGATCCGCAACGGGCGCTGCGGCTCGCCGAGCCGCTGATGCACGTGTCGTACGCCGTGCGGTACCAGGAGTTCCTGGACGGTATCGAGGCGAGCGAGCGGATCTACCACGAGGACGACCCCGCCGCGGAGATCCGGGCCGCCCTGGTGTCGTTCGCCCGGGTGTAG
- a CDS encoding nitric oxide synthase oxygenase yields the protein MTAQAVEFVRQFHRERPASGDPRERIRQVLAEIDRTGSYRHTAEELAFGARVAWRNSARCIGRLYWRSLLVRDLRHVDSPDGIAEQCFQHLRAAGNGGRIRPVISVFAPDRPGHPAPRILNQQLVRYAGHRQPDGTVVGDPAGAELADRAKRSQWKSGEGRFDVLPLLIQPGPDAEPRWYELPDDAVREVRLSHPEHGWFTELGLRWYTVPAISDMTLEIGGIRYPTAPFNGWYMGTEIGARNLADADRYDMLTAVAERLGLDTSTARTLWRDRALVELNIAVLHSFQEAGVTMADHHTESERFLRHIAQEERLGRPTPADWSWIVPPVSGGLTPVYHRYYDPVDPDLRPAFLARNPW from the coding sequence ATGACGGCCCAGGCCGTGGAGTTCGTCCGGCAGTTCCACCGTGAGCGGCCGGCCTCGGGCGACCCGCGGGAGCGGATCCGCCAGGTGCTGGCGGAGATCGACCGCACCGGCAGCTACCGGCACACCGCCGAGGAGCTGGCCTTCGGCGCCCGGGTCGCCTGGCGCAACTCGGCCCGCTGCATCGGCCGGCTCTACTGGCGCAGCCTGCTGGTGCGCGACCTGCGGCACGTCGATTCGCCGGACGGGATCGCCGAGCAGTGTTTCCAGCACCTCAGGGCGGCCGGCAACGGCGGCCGGATCCGGCCGGTGATCTCGGTCTTCGCCCCCGACCGGCCGGGGCACCCGGCGCCACGGATCCTCAACCAGCAGCTGGTGCGCTACGCCGGGCACCGGCAGCCCGACGGCACGGTGGTCGGCGATCCGGCCGGGGCCGAACTCGCCGACCGGGCGAAGCGGTCGCAGTGGAAGAGCGGCGAGGGCCGGTTCGACGTGCTCCCGCTGCTGATCCAGCCGGGCCCGGACGCCGAGCCCCGCTGGTACGAACTGCCGGACGACGCGGTCCGCGAGGTGCGGCTGAGCCACCCCGAGCACGGCTGGTTCACGGAGTTGGGCCTGCGCTGGTACACCGTCCCGGCGATCAGCGACATGACCCTGGAGATCGGCGGCATCCGCTACCCGACCGCGCCGTTCAACGGCTGGTACATGGGCACCGAGATCGGCGCCCGGAACCTGGCCGACGCCGACCGGTACGACATGCTGACCGCGGTGGCCGAACGGCTCGGGCTCGACACCTCCACCGCACGGACGCTCTGGCGGGACCGCGCGCTGGTCGAGCTCAACATCGCGGTGCTGCACTCCTTCCAGGAGGCCGGGGTGACCATGGCGGACCACCACACCGAGTCCGAGCGCTTCCTGAGGCACATCGCCCAGGAGGAGCGGCTCGGCCGGCCGACCCCGGCGGACTGGAGCTGGATCGTGCCACCGGTCTCGGGCGGGCTCACCCCGGTCTACCACCGCTACTACGACCCGGTGGACCCGGACCTGCGGCCGGCCTTTCTGGCGCGAAATCCCTGGTGA